In Zunongwangia sp. HGR-M22, the sequence ATCGATATGCTGCAAGAACTGCTAACCTTATGTTGCGAAATGATGCGAATGATGCAGTTTTGGAAATTACCATGATGGGGCCTAAACTAGAATTTACCGCCGCAACAAAGATCGTAATTTCAGGAGCTTTTCTTAGTCCGAAATTGAATGATAATGAACTTGAAAATAATACAGTCATAGAAATTTCTAATGGCGATATTCTAAGTTTTGGAAGAAGACTTTCTGGATGCAGGGCTTACGTGGCAATTTCTGGTGGTTTTGCTACGGAAGAAATTTTAGGAAGTAAAAGCTGGTATGAAGGAATTAGCGAACACCAAAAGTTACAAAAGGGAATGGAAATTCCTTTTACTGAAGATGCACTAAGTAAAATTGAAACCTTTGCAGCTTTAAAGTTTGATGATAAGTATTTAAGATCTTCGAAGATTGAAGTCTATAAAGGCCCAGAATTCGATTTTCTTTCAGAAGAACAAAAATCCCAATTGGAAGCTTCAGAATTTAGTATCGATCAAAACAATAGCAGAATGGCGATACAGTTGCAAGAAGAATTATCAAATGAGCTCGATCCTATAATAACAGGACCGGTAATTCCCGGTACGGTGCAATTAACACCTTCAGGAAAATTAATTGTCTTAATGAGAGATTGTCAAACTACTGGAGGTTATCCAAGA encodes:
- a CDS encoding biotin-dependent carboxyltransferase family protein, producing the protein MKVLQPGLFSSIQDYGRFGNMKYGVPASGVMDRYAARTANLMLRNDANDAVLEITMMGPKLEFTAATKIVISGAFLSPKLNDNELENNTVIEISNGDILSFGRRLSGCRAYVAISGGFATEEILGSKSWYEGISEHQKLQKGMEIPFTEDALSKIETFAALKFDDKYLRSSKIEVYKGPEFDFLSEEQKSQLEASEFSIDQNNSRMAIQLQEELSNELDPIITGPVIPGTVQLTPSGKLIVLMRDCQTTGGYPRVLQLTSEGIRTIAQKLTNEKIKFLIQESL